One segment of Solanum stenotomum isolate F172 chromosome 1, ASM1918654v1, whole genome shotgun sequence DNA contains the following:
- the LOC125853774 gene encoding protein IQ-DOMAIN 19-like — MGKASKWIRNFLMVMGKKEEREKKEYKSIESMGTPTTPKAKRRWSFKKSSSMERKSHKNNRSFDLTFDHQLNTQGSMLQFDMLEKHHKASLTAKGAIEPKAYLTRRVKDAAATKIQAVFRAYLARKALRALRSLVRLQALVRGHLVRKQTAAMVRRMHSLMVIQLRARVQRVQMTEEANTPNSRKSQKVSPGNNQLTRACSIEKMDVSIQEQGRVQKNNSTKNRSSGMENGLSTSESRCLSLSRRSHQVLQTCPSPSTLSDMSTISYDRHLEDFSFKTPEKGFEHCSNVSTTTSSKTPFSIPHSEKPNSIFSSATLALTYMSNTESSRAKARSHSEPRQRPNWSIIRKSKRTPSMDGITGIPDSRREETPTHSRRHNVPESHEAWLLKLYKQAKSIKHVKVDSASIVSAV; from the exons ATGGGGAAGGCAAGCAAATGGATCAGAAACTTCCTAATGGTGATGGGGAAAAAGGAGGAAAGGGAAAAGAAAGAATACAAATCAATAGAAAGTATGGGCACCCCAACAACTCCAAAGGCGAAAAGGAGATGGAGTTTCAAGAAATCATCAAGTATGGAGAGAAAAAGCCATAAGAATAACAGGTCTTTCGACTTAACTTTTGATCACCAACTAAACACACAAGGTTCAATGCTGCAGTTTGACATGCTAGAGAAACACCACAAAGCAAGCCTAACAGCAAAAGGAGCTATAGAACCAAAGGCATACCTTACCAGACGTGTTAAGGATGCAGCTGCCACCAAAATCCAAGCTGTTTTCCGTGCTTATTTG GCAAGGAAAGCATTGCGCGCCCTAAGAAGCCTAGTTAGATTACAGGCACTGGTAAGGGGTCACCTAGTGAGGAAACAGACAGCAGCAATGGTGAGACGCATGCACTCTCTTATGGTCATTCAACTAAGGGCTCGTGTTCAAAGAGTTCAGATGACCGAAGAAGCAAATACCCCAAACTCAAGAAAGAGTCAGAAAGTATCACCTGGGAACAATCAACTTACCAGAGCCTGCAGCATT GAAAAGATGGATGTTAGCATTCAAGAACAAGGGAGAGTTCAAAAGAATAATAGCACGAAAAACAGATCTTCTGGAATGGAAAATGGATTGAGCACCTCTGAGTCTCGTTGCCTTTCACTATCAAGGAGAAGTCATCAAGTACTTCAGACATGTCCAAGTCCCTCTACACTGAGTGATATGAGCACAATAAGTTATGACAGGCATTTAGAGGATTTTTCCTTCAAGACGCCAGAAAAAGGTTTTGAACATTGCTCTAATGTGTCAACAACCACATCTTCCAAAACCCCATTTTCCATTCCACACTCAGAAAAACCGAACTCCATTTTTTCTAGTGCTACTTTAGCACTAACATACATGTCCAATACAGAATCCTCAAGAGCAAAAGCTAGGTCACATAGTGAACCCAGACAACGACCCAATTGGAGCATTATAAGAAAAAGCAAGCGCACACCATCAATGGATGGGATAACAGGCATACCTGACTCTAGAAGGGAAGAAACACCTACTCACAGCAGGAGACACAATGTCCCAGAAAGCCATGAAGCCTGGTTACTTAAGCTCTACAAACAAGCAAAGTCTATCAAGCATGTCAAGGTTGATTCCGCCAGCATAGTGTCTGCCGTTTGA
- the LOC125853775 gene encoding uncharacterized protein LOC125853775 isoform X1: MDLFKFRAHYLLLLLVLLPMLAAKEDSIPPVLAPYFDNICNDVECGKGRCEKAPGKPFNFICKCERGWKRTRHHDDDDEDDLEFLPCIVPKCSLDYSCLPAPPPAPPIPHNMSFFDPCYWIYCGEGTCKKNITHGQTCQCNSGYSNLLDIPAFPCFNDCAIGSDCQKLGIRLSNSTASSPSSSTPSSIFNTNSGGNDKNGATSFILKNSHWMAIFLASAAMGLLN; this comes from the exons ATGGATTTGTTCAAGTTTAGAGCTCATTACCTACTTCTTCTTTTGGTTTTATTACCAATGTTAGCTGCAAAAGAGGATAGTATTCCTCCTGTTCTTGCCCCTTACTTTG ACAATATATGCAATGATGTGGAGTGTGGGAAAGGAAGATGTGAGAAAGCACCTGGAAAGCCATTCAACTTCATCTGTAAATGTGAACGAGGTTGGAAGCGTACTCGCCatcatgatgatgatgatgaagatgatctTGAATTTCTCCCTTGCATTGTTCCCAAGT GTTCTCTTGACTATTCTTGCTTACCAGCACCTCCACCAGCTCCACCAATTCCACACAACATGTCTTTCTTTGATC cTTGCTATTGGATTTACTGTGGGGAAGGGACATGCAAGAAGAATATAACACATGGACAAACATGCCAGTGCAACTCTGGTTATTCCAATCTTCTCGATATTCCTGCTTTCCCTTGCTTCAATGATT GTGCCATTGGATCTGATTGCCAAAAGCTGGGAATTCGCCTTTCAAATTCCACTGCATCATCTCCATCTTCATCGACACCATCTTCAATTTTTAATACCAATAGTGGAGGTAATGACAAAAATGGAG CTACATCATTTATACTCAAGAATTCCCACTGGATGGCTATCTTTCTGGCCTCAGCAGCTATGGGTTTACTCAACTAG
- the LOC125853775 gene encoding uncharacterized protein LOC125853775 isoform X2, with protein sequence MDLFKFRAHYLLLLLVLLPMLAAKEDNNICNDVECGKGRCEKAPGKPFNFICKCERGWKRTRHHDDDDEDDLEFLPCIVPKCSLDYSCLPAPPPAPPIPHNMSFFDPCYWIYCGEGTCKKNITHGQTCQCNSGYSNLLDIPAFPCFNDCAIGSDCQKLGIRLSNSTASSPSSSTPSSIFNTNSGGNDKNGATSFILKNSHWMAIFLASAAMGLLN encoded by the exons ATGGATTTGTTCAAGTTTAGAGCTCATTACCTACTTCTTCTTTTGGTTTTATTACCAATGTTAGCTGCAAAAGAGGATA ACAATATATGCAATGATGTGGAGTGTGGGAAAGGAAGATGTGAGAAAGCACCTGGAAAGCCATTCAACTTCATCTGTAAATGTGAACGAGGTTGGAAGCGTACTCGCCatcatgatgatgatgatgaagatgatctTGAATTTCTCCCTTGCATTGTTCCCAAGT GTTCTCTTGACTATTCTTGCTTACCAGCACCTCCACCAGCTCCACCAATTCCACACAACATGTCTTTCTTTGATC cTTGCTATTGGATTTACTGTGGGGAAGGGACATGCAAGAAGAATATAACACATGGACAAACATGCCAGTGCAACTCTGGTTATTCCAATCTTCTCGATATTCCTGCTTTCCCTTGCTTCAATGATT GTGCCATTGGATCTGATTGCCAAAAGCTGGGAATTCGCCTTTCAAATTCCACTGCATCATCTCCATCTTCATCGACACCATCTTCAATTTTTAATACCAATAGTGGAGGTAATGACAAAAATGGAG CTACATCATTTATACTCAAGAATTCCCACTGGATGGCTATCTTTCTGGCCTCAGCAGCTATGGGTTTACTCAACTAG